From Oenanthe melanoleuca isolate GR-GAL-2019-014 chromosome 18, OMel1.0, whole genome shotgun sequence, a single genomic window includes:
- the AANAT gene encoding serotonin N-acetyltransferase: MSALSALPFLKPVHLRSPRSSPGGQRRHTLPASEFRCLSPEDAVSVFEIEREAFISVSGDCPLHLDEIRHFLNLCPELSLGWFEEGRLVAFIIGSLWDQERLSQAALTLHKPQGSAVHIHVLAVHRTVRQQGKGSILMWRYLQHLRCLPFARRALLMCQHFLVPFYQKCGFQALGPCQVSVGELAFVEMQHAVRGHAFMRRNSGC; encoded by the exons atgtcGGCGCTCAGCGCGTTGCCCTTCCTGAAGCCGGTGCACCTGCGCTCGCCCCGCAGCTCGCCCGGGGGCCAGCGCCGGCACACGCTGCCCGCCAGCGAGTTCCGCTGCCTCAGCCCCGAGGACGCCGTCAGCGTGTTCGAGATCGAGCGCGAAG CCTTTATATCTGTTTCTGGGGACTGTCCCCTGCACCTGGATGAGATCCGCCACTTCCTGAACCTGTGCCCGGAGCTGTCCCTCGGCTGGTTTGAGGAAGGGCGGCTCGTGGCATTCATCATCGGCTCCCTCTGGGACCAGGAGAGGCTCAGCCAG GCAGCGCTGACCCTGCACAAGCCGCAGGGCTCGGCCGTGCACATCCACGTGCTGGCCGTGCACCGCACCGTGCgccagcagggcaagggctCCATCCTGATGTGGCGCTACCTGCAGCACCTGCGCTGCCTGCCCTTCGCCCGCCGCGCCCTGCTCATGTGCCAGCACTTCCTCGTGCCCTTCTACCAGAAGTGCGGCTTCCAGGCGCTGGGGCCGTGCCAGGTGAGCGTGGGGGAGCTGGCCTTCGTGGAGATGCAGCACGCCGTGCGGGGACACGCCTTCATGCGCAGGAACAGCGGCTGCTGA
- the RHBDF2 gene encoding inactive rhomboid protein 2 isoform X2 — translation MSAGDKNGGSRSSSSRLQSKKPPNLSIVIPPREAEEDGARREPSKVPIYRKSRSLQEPRPERRPGFRRQTSLSQSIRRGTAQWFGVSSDWEGKRQQWQRKSLQHCSMRYGKLKPAYRDMELPSQEVPSFQATESPKPAKMPKIVDPLARGRPFRHPDETDRPHTPHHVLPPLTPGVVSLASFNSIRSGYGRLPRRKRESVAHMSFKAAAALLRGRSVLEPLAPKQRSKRSFLYPSFMDEDMVDAADTLDSSFFSKMDMHDETYSMPDDVFESPPLSATYLRMHQVGEDAKVSPEVEQPTLREGARLSSVPGSAGAAPRRGRRIASKVKHFAFDRKKRYYGLGVVGKWLNRTYRRSLSSIVQSQLEITDSHRPYFTYWITFVHILITLLVIGTYGIAPIGFAQHVTTELVLRNKGVYESVKYIQQENFWIGPSSIDLIHLGAKFSPCIRKDRQVERLIQRERDRERGSGCCVQNDNSGCIQTLPQDCSETLATFIKWPSSNAPAMGSGEKRTSGAVCHQDPRTCEEPASNPPHVWPDDITKWPICTYETKTNHTGFAHLDCEIKGRPCCIGTKGSCEITTREYCDFMHGYFHEEATLCSQVHCLDEVCGLLPFLNPEVPDQFYRLWLSLFLHAGIIHCLVSVTFQMTVLRDLEKLAGWHRISIIFILSGITGNLASAIFLPYRAEVGPAGSQFGLLACLFVELFQSWQVLEKPWKAFLNLFGIVLFLFICGLLPWIDNIAHLFGFLSGLLLSFAFLPYITFGTLDKYRKRAMIIVSLLVFLGLFASLVVWLYVYPVNWRWVEYLTCLPFTSKFCEKYGLEQVLH, via the exons ATGTCAGCGGGGGACAAGAACGGGGGCAGCCgctccagcagcagccgccTGCAGAGCAAGAAGCCCCCCAACCTGTCCATCGTCATCCCCCCGCGGGAGGCGGAGGAGGACGGTGCCCGCAGGGAG CCCTCCAAGGTGCCCATCTACCGCAagagcaggagcctgcaggagcCGCGCCCCGAGCGCCGGCCCGGCTTCCGCCGGCAgacatccctgtcccagagcatcCGCAG GGGCACAGCGCAGTGGTTCGGCGTCAGCAGCGACTGGGAGGGGAAGCGGCAGCAGTGGCAGCGCaagagcctgcagcactgcagcatgaGGTACGGCAAGCTGAAGCCTGCCTATCGCGAcatggagctgcccagccaggaGGTGCCCTCCTTCCAAGCCACCGAGTCGCCCAAGCCAGCCAAGATGCCCAAG ATCGTGGACCCGCTGGCCAGGGGCCGTCCCTTCCGCCACCCCGACGAGACCGACCGTCCCCACACGCCCCACCACGTCCTGCCCCCGCTCACCCCCGGCGTCGTGTCCTTGGCGTCCTTCAACAGCATCCGCTCGGGCTACGGCCGCCTGCCCCGCAGGAAGAGGGAGTCTGTCGCCCACATGAGCttcaaggcagctgcagcccttctCCGT GGGCGCTCTGTCCTGGAGCCACTGGCTCCCAAACAAAGGAGCAAGAGGAGCTTCCTGTACCCCAGCTTCATGGACGAGGACATGGTGGATGCTGCTGATACCCTGGACTCATCCTTCTTCAGTAAG ATGGACATGCACGATGAAACATACTCCATGCCCGATGACGTCTTTGAGTCTCCTCCTCTATCAGCCACGTACTTACGCATGCACCAGGTGGGGGAGGATGCCAAGGTGTCCCCTGAGGTGGAGCAGCCCACCCT GCGGGAGGGGGCGCGGCTCAGCTCGGTGCCGGGCAGCgcgggcgcggccccgcggcgcgGCAGGCGCATCGCCTCCAAGGTGAAGCACTTCGCCTTCGACCGCAAGAAACGCTACTACGGGCTGGGCGTGGTGGGCAAGTGGCTCAACAGGACGTACCGGCGCAGCCTGAGCAGCATCGTGCAGTCCCAGCTGGAGATCACCGACAGCCACCG GCCGTATTTCACGTACTGGATCACCTTTGTGCACATTCTCATCACCCTGCTGGTCATCGGCACCTACGGCATCGCCCCCATTGGCTTCGCCCAGCACGTGACGACAGAGTTA GTGCTGAGGAACAAGGGTGTCTACGAGAGTGTCAAGTACATCCAGCAGGAAAACTTCTGGATCGGGCCCAGCTCA ATCGACCTGATCCACCTGGGAGCCAAGTTCTCGCCCTGCATCCGGAAGGACCGGCAGGTGGAGCGGCTCATCCAGCGCGAGCGCGACCGGGAGCGCGGCTCCGGCTGCTGTGTGCAGAACGACAACTCAGGCTGCATCCAGACCCTGCCACAGGACTGCTCG GAGACACTGGCAACGTTCATCAAGTGGCCGAGCAGCAATGCACCAGCCATGGGCTCAGGAGAGAAGCGCACCTCGGGGGCTGTGTGTCACCAGGACCCCAG gaCATGTGAGGAGCCAGCATCCAACCCACCCCATGTGTGGCCAGATGACATCACCAAGTGGCCG ATCTGCACCTACGAGACCAAAACCAACCACACAGGTTTTGCCCACCTGGACTGTGAGATCAAGGGCAGGCCCTGCTGCATCGGCACCAAGGGCAG CTGCGAGATCACCACGCGCGAGTACTGCGACTTCATGCACGGCTACTTCCACGAGGAGGCAACGCTCTGCTCGCAg gTGCACTGCCTGGACGAGGTATGTgggctcctgcccttcctgaaCCCAGAGGTTCCTGACCAGTTCTACCgcctgtggctgtccctgttcctgcatGCTGG CATCATCCACTGCCTGGTGTCGGTGACGTTCCAGATGACGGTGCTGCGGGacctggagaagctggcaggCTGGCATCGCATCTccatcatcttcatcctcaGTGGCATCACGGGCAACCTGGCCAGTGCCATCTTCCTGCCCTACAGGGCAGAG gtgggcCCCGCCGGGTCCCAGTTCGGCTTGCTGGCCTGCCTCTTCGTGGAGCTCTTCCAAAGCTGGCAAGTGCTGGAGAAACCCTGGAAAGCCTTCCTCAACCTCTTCGGCATCGtcctcttcctcttcatctGTGGCCTGTTGCCCTGGATCGACAACATCGCTCACCTGTTTGGCTTCCTCAGcgggctgctgctgtccttcGCCTTCCTGCCCTACATCACCTTCGGCACGCTGGACAAGTACCGCAAGCGCGCCATGATCATCGTGTCCCTGCTGGTCTTCCTGGGGCTCTTTGCCTCGCTGGTGGTGTGGCTCTACGTGTACCCCGTGAACTGGCGCTGGGTGGAGTACCTCACCTGCCTGCCCTTCACCAGCAAGTTCTGCGAGAAGTACgggctggagcaggtcctgCACTGA
- the RHBDF2 gene encoding inactive rhomboid protein 2 isoform X1 produces MSAGDKNGGSRSSSSRLQSKKPPNLSIVIPPREAEEDGARREVSGGAVVIPPCWGAAGASLSLMPCSAFQPSKVPIYRKSRSLQEPRPERRPGFRRQTSLSQSIRRGTAQWFGVSSDWEGKRQQWQRKSLQHCSMRYGKLKPAYRDMELPSQEVPSFQATESPKPAKMPKIVDPLARGRPFRHPDETDRPHTPHHVLPPLTPGVVSLASFNSIRSGYGRLPRRKRESVAHMSFKAAAALLRGRSVLEPLAPKQRSKRSFLYPSFMDEDMVDAADTLDSSFFSKMDMHDETYSMPDDVFESPPLSATYLRMHQVGEDAKVSPEVEQPTLREGARLSSVPGSAGAAPRRGRRIASKVKHFAFDRKKRYYGLGVVGKWLNRTYRRSLSSIVQSQLEITDSHRPYFTYWITFVHILITLLVIGTYGIAPIGFAQHVTTELVLRNKGVYESVKYIQQENFWIGPSSIDLIHLGAKFSPCIRKDRQVERLIQRERDRERGSGCCVQNDNSGCIQTLPQDCSETLATFIKWPSSNAPAMGSGEKRTSGAVCHQDPRTCEEPASNPPHVWPDDITKWPICTYETKTNHTGFAHLDCEIKGRPCCIGTKGSCEITTREYCDFMHGYFHEEATLCSQVHCLDEVCGLLPFLNPEVPDQFYRLWLSLFLHAGIIHCLVSVTFQMTVLRDLEKLAGWHRISIIFILSGITGNLASAIFLPYRAEVGPAGSQFGLLACLFVELFQSWQVLEKPWKAFLNLFGIVLFLFICGLLPWIDNIAHLFGFLSGLLLSFAFLPYITFGTLDKYRKRAMIIVSLLVFLGLFASLVVWLYVYPVNWRWVEYLTCLPFTSKFCEKYGLEQVLH; encoded by the exons ATGTCAGCGGGGGACAAGAACGGGGGCAGCCgctccagcagcagccgccTGCAGAGCAAGAAGCCCCCCAACCTGTCCATCGTCATCCCCCCGCGGGAGGCGGAGGAGGACGGTGCCCGCAGGGAGGTGAGTGGTGGAGCTGTGGTCATCCCACCGTGCTGGGGGGCTGCTGgtgccagcctgtccctgatgccctgctctgccttccagCCCTCCAAGGTGCCCATCTACCGCAagagcaggagcctgcaggagcCGCGCCCCGAGCGCCGGCCCGGCTTCCGCCGGCAgacatccctgtcccagagcatcCGCAG GGGCACAGCGCAGTGGTTCGGCGTCAGCAGCGACTGGGAGGGGAAGCGGCAGCAGTGGCAGCGCaagagcctgcagcactgcagcatgaGGTACGGCAAGCTGAAGCCTGCCTATCGCGAcatggagctgcccagccaggaGGTGCCCTCCTTCCAAGCCACCGAGTCGCCCAAGCCAGCCAAGATGCCCAAG ATCGTGGACCCGCTGGCCAGGGGCCGTCCCTTCCGCCACCCCGACGAGACCGACCGTCCCCACACGCCCCACCACGTCCTGCCCCCGCTCACCCCCGGCGTCGTGTCCTTGGCGTCCTTCAACAGCATCCGCTCGGGCTACGGCCGCCTGCCCCGCAGGAAGAGGGAGTCTGTCGCCCACATGAGCttcaaggcagctgcagcccttctCCGT GGGCGCTCTGTCCTGGAGCCACTGGCTCCCAAACAAAGGAGCAAGAGGAGCTTCCTGTACCCCAGCTTCATGGACGAGGACATGGTGGATGCTGCTGATACCCTGGACTCATCCTTCTTCAGTAAG ATGGACATGCACGATGAAACATACTCCATGCCCGATGACGTCTTTGAGTCTCCTCCTCTATCAGCCACGTACTTACGCATGCACCAGGTGGGGGAGGATGCCAAGGTGTCCCCTGAGGTGGAGCAGCCCACCCT GCGGGAGGGGGCGCGGCTCAGCTCGGTGCCGGGCAGCgcgggcgcggccccgcggcgcgGCAGGCGCATCGCCTCCAAGGTGAAGCACTTCGCCTTCGACCGCAAGAAACGCTACTACGGGCTGGGCGTGGTGGGCAAGTGGCTCAACAGGACGTACCGGCGCAGCCTGAGCAGCATCGTGCAGTCCCAGCTGGAGATCACCGACAGCCACCG GCCGTATTTCACGTACTGGATCACCTTTGTGCACATTCTCATCACCCTGCTGGTCATCGGCACCTACGGCATCGCCCCCATTGGCTTCGCCCAGCACGTGACGACAGAGTTA GTGCTGAGGAACAAGGGTGTCTACGAGAGTGTCAAGTACATCCAGCAGGAAAACTTCTGGATCGGGCCCAGCTCA ATCGACCTGATCCACCTGGGAGCCAAGTTCTCGCCCTGCATCCGGAAGGACCGGCAGGTGGAGCGGCTCATCCAGCGCGAGCGCGACCGGGAGCGCGGCTCCGGCTGCTGTGTGCAGAACGACAACTCAGGCTGCATCCAGACCCTGCCACAGGACTGCTCG GAGACACTGGCAACGTTCATCAAGTGGCCGAGCAGCAATGCACCAGCCATGGGCTCAGGAGAGAAGCGCACCTCGGGGGCTGTGTGTCACCAGGACCCCAG gaCATGTGAGGAGCCAGCATCCAACCCACCCCATGTGTGGCCAGATGACATCACCAAGTGGCCG ATCTGCACCTACGAGACCAAAACCAACCACACAGGTTTTGCCCACCTGGACTGTGAGATCAAGGGCAGGCCCTGCTGCATCGGCACCAAGGGCAG CTGCGAGATCACCACGCGCGAGTACTGCGACTTCATGCACGGCTACTTCCACGAGGAGGCAACGCTCTGCTCGCAg gTGCACTGCCTGGACGAGGTATGTgggctcctgcccttcctgaaCCCAGAGGTTCCTGACCAGTTCTACCgcctgtggctgtccctgttcctgcatGCTGG CATCATCCACTGCCTGGTGTCGGTGACGTTCCAGATGACGGTGCTGCGGGacctggagaagctggcaggCTGGCATCGCATCTccatcatcttcatcctcaGTGGCATCACGGGCAACCTGGCCAGTGCCATCTTCCTGCCCTACAGGGCAGAG gtgggcCCCGCCGGGTCCCAGTTCGGCTTGCTGGCCTGCCTCTTCGTGGAGCTCTTCCAAAGCTGGCAAGTGCTGGAGAAACCCTGGAAAGCCTTCCTCAACCTCTTCGGCATCGtcctcttcctcttcatctGTGGCCTGTTGCCCTGGATCGACAACATCGCTCACCTGTTTGGCTTCCTCAGcgggctgctgctgtccttcGCCTTCCTGCCCTACATCACCTTCGGCACGCTGGACAAGTACCGCAAGCGCGCCATGATCATCGTGTCCCTGCTGGTCTTCCTGGGGCTCTTTGCCTCGCTGGTGGTGTGGCTCTACGTGTACCCCGTGAACTGGCGCTGGGTGGAGTACCTCACCTGCCTGCCCTTCACCAGCAAGTTCTGCGAGAAGTACgggctggagcaggtcctgCACTGA